The following are encoded in a window of Cottoperca gobio chromosome 20, fCotGob3.1, whole genome shotgun sequence genomic DNA:
- the dcaf11 gene encoding DDB1- and CUL4-associated factor 11, producing the protein MGSQSSSGMSGGRGSSSGNPADQSEAAEPNQSSSSSSSSSSSRGRRTADRQQVDIQPASEEDVDLAEVLAYLLRRGQVRLVHGSGATGLQLVQSYSDSDEDSDGAWEGRLGDRYNPPVDTQPDTQEVDQSEIRTQILLATGCSTLKAQHSFTHMLTEREQGRCRGSSFSHGECSRIRTHFLPNYVSHKDTYQQKAFCGVYSEDGNMFLSACQDQNIRLYDTTKGRFHLRQTVKARDVGWSVLDVCFTPDAQNVLYSSWSDYIHLCSIDGDSETHTALDLNPDERRFCVFSLAASTDGNEILGGANDGCLYVFDLEQNKRTLKIDAHEDDVNAVAFADSSSQLLFSGSDDALCKVWDRRTLREDRPQPVGQLAGHRDGITFIHSKGDARYLISNSKDQSIKLWDVRKFSPKEGLAASRLAVTQQNWDYRWQQVPQRALKRHKLTGDTSVMTYRGHGVLHTLVRCRFSPEFSTGQRFIYSGCSTGKIIIYDVLTGGVVSRLSGHDACVRDVSWHPYEDNIVSSSWDGAVRMWEHRQTHPLEEERERERDCQREKDL; encoded by the exons ATGGGCTCTCAGTCCAGTTCTGGGATGTCTGGTGGAAGGGGCTCTTCCAGTGGCAACCCAGCTGATCAGTCAGAAGCAGCAGAACCaaaccagagcagcagcagcagtagcagcagcagcagcagccggggCCGCAGGACGGCTGATAGGCAGCAAGTAGACATACAGCCAGCATCAGAGGAGGACGTTGACTTAGCAGAAGTGCTGGCTTACCTACTGAGAAG gggcCAGGTCCGACTGGTCCATGGCAGTGGAGCCACAGGGCTGCAGCTGGTCCAGTCATACTCTGACTCTGACGAGGACAGTGACGGAGCCTGGGAGGGTCGGCTGGGTGACCGCTACAATCCCCCAG TGGACACCCAACCCGACACGCAGGAAGTGGACCAAAGTGAGATCCGAACTCAGATCCTGCTGGCCACCGGCTGCTCTACCCTGAAAGCCCAACACAGTTTCACCCACATGCTAACAGAG AGGGAACAAGGCAGATGTAGAGGCTCCAGTTTTTCCCATGGCGAGTGCAGTCGTATCCGCACACA TTTCCTGCCAAACTATGTGTCCCACAAGGATACGTACCAGCAGAAAGCCTTCTGCGGAGTGTACAGCGAGGATGGCAACATGTTCCTCTCTGCCTGCCAGG ACCAGAACATCCGCTTGTACGACACCACCAAGGGGCGCTTTCACCTGAGGCAAACCGTGAAGGCTCGTGATGTGGGCTGGAGCGTGCTGGACGTCTGCTTCACACCTGACGCACAAAATGTGCTCTACTCCAGCTGGTCTGACTACA TTCATTTGTGCAGTATAGATGGAGACAGTGAAACCCACACCGCCCTGGACCTCAA TCCAGATGAGAGGAGGTTCTGTGTGTTCTCACTGGCTGCGTCCACAGATGGCAACGAGATCCTGGGAGG AGCAAACGATGGCTGCCTTTACGTTTTTGATCTTGAGCAGAACAAGCGAACGTTGAAG ATTGATGCCCATGAGGACGACGTGAATGCGGTGGCGTTTGCCGACAGCTCGTCCCAGCTGCTCTTCTCTGGCAGCGACGACGCGCTGTGCAAGGTGTGGGACAGACGGACGCTGCGGGAGGACAGACCGCAGCCTGTCGGACAGCTGGCCGGCCACCGAGACGGCATCACCTTCATTCACAGCAAG GGTGACGCACGCTATCTGATAAGCAACTCAAAGGACCAGTCCATCAAGCTCTGGGACGTCCGGAAGTTTTCACCCAAAGAGGGGTTGGCAGCTTCCCGTCTGGCTGTCACCCAACAAAACTGGGATTACCGCTGGCAGCAGGTTCCCCAGagag CCCTGAAGAGACACAAGCTGACAGGCGACACCTCGGTGATGACCTACCGTGGTCACGGCGTTCTGCACACCCTCGTCCGCTGCCGTTTCTCTCCAGAGTTCAGCACTGGACAGAGGTTCATCTACTCTGGCTGTTCCACTGGCAAAATCATCA TTTATGATGTCCTGACGGGCGGCGTAGTCTCCAGACTTTCGGGCCATGACGCGTGTGTGAGGGACGTCAGCTGGCACCCCTACGAGGACAACATcgtcagcagctct TGGGACGGAGCGGTGCGAATGTGGGAGCACAGACAGACCCATCCgctagaggaggagagagagcgtgagagagacTGCCAACGTGAGAAAGACCTTTAG
- the psme1 gene encoding proteasome activator complex subunit 1 has protein sequence MASLCIRLESKKQVDDFCQKLTKEAEELVSKFFPQKIGELQMLLKTSLSCDDLASLKAPLDIPMPDPVKEEAKRKKKEEKEAKEGKKDKDSDKEEEDSGPPCGPICSNEQVESLLQQVKPQIQTLKEKLNTVSMWVQLQIPKIEDGNNFGVSVQEKVFELLTSTRTKIEAFQTQISKYYSERGDAVAKASKQPHVGDYRQLVHELDRYQYYELRLTVLDIRNTYAVLFDIINKNYDKIKKPRGDKALIY, from the exons ATGGCTTCTCTTTGTATTCGTCTCGAGTCGAAGAAACAG GTGGATGACTTCTGCCAAAAGCTCACCAAGGAG GCGGAAGAGTTGGTTTCCAAGTTTTTCCCTCAGAAGATTGGAGAGCTGCAGATGCTGTTGAAG ACATCTCTCAGCTGTGATGACCTGGCATCTCTGAAGGCTCCGCTGGACATCCCGATGCCAGACCCAGTTAAAGAGGAGGCCAAACgcaagaagaaagaggag AAGGAGGCAAAGGAGGGGAAGAAAGACAAGGACAGCgataaagaggaggaagattcaG GGCCTCCTTGTGGTCCCATCTGCAGCAACGAGCAGGTGGAGAGTCTCCTGCAGCAGGTCAAGCCTCAGATCCAGACACTGAAGGAGAAGCTCAACACG GTGTCAATGTGGGTGCAACTCCAAATCCCTAAGATTGAAGATGGGAACAACTTTGGAGTGTCTGTACAG GAGAAAGTGTTCGAGCTGCTGACCAGCACACGCACCAAGATCGAGGCGTTCCAAACTCagatttcaaa ATATTACAGTGAGAGAGGTGATGCTGTGGCCAAAGCCTCCAAACAACCCCACGTG GGAGACTACAGACAGCTGGTTCATGAGCTGGATCGGTATCAGTACTATGAGCTCCGCCTTACGGTCCTGGACATCCGCAACACATAT GCTGTGCTGTTCGACATCATTAACAAGAACTATGACAAGATTAAGAAGCCAAGAGGAGACAAGGCTCTCATCTACTGA
- the pck2 gene encoding LOW QUALITY PROTEIN: phosphoenolpyruvate carboxykinase [GTP], mitochondrial (The sequence of the model RefSeq protein was modified relative to this genomic sequence to represent the inferred CDS: deleted 1 base in 1 codon) — MSCLLLGVLRRHGGVGASVGVRSLASIPSLPPAVAEFVRGAVDECKPTRVHVVTGTPEETANILAGLEKEGMVKKLSKYENCWLARTDPKDVARVESKTVIVTKSQRDTIPIPAGGVKSQLGSWMSDSDWQNARQERFPGCMAGRTMYVIPFSMGPVGSALTKYGVQVTDSPYVVASMGIMTRMGTPVLNRLAEGAEFVRCQHSLGRPLPLKAPLVNSWPCNPQQVLISHLPDTRQIMSFGSGYGGNSLLGKKCFALRIASRIAKDEGWLAEHMLILGITNPQGVKRYVAAAFPSACGKTNLAMMKPSLPGWKVECVGDDIAWMKFDSQGKLRAINPENGFFGVAPGTSDKTNPYAMATISKNTVFTNVGETSDGGVWWEGLDPPAPGVTLTDWHGKAWQRGSSTLCAHPNSRFCAPAAQCPIIDPQWESEEGVPIDAIIFGGRRPEGVPLVYESFNWQHGVFVGASMRSEATAAAEHQGKVIMHDPFAMRPFFGYNFGDYLAHWLSMERRKAPTHLPKIFHVNWFRKDPATGSFLWPGFGENARALEWIFTRCGREREDEAAKKSIIGWLPEDGAIDTKGLGGKVDMGALFDVPKSFWQNETKELRAYFTQQVGADLPAQVEAELKALEDRVHN, encoded by the exons ATGTCGTGCCTGTTGCTAGGAGTCCTACGGAG ACATGGTGGTGTTGGAGCAAGTGTCGGGGTTCGGTCCCTGGCCTCCATCCCCTCTCTGCCCCCGGCGGTGGCTGAGTTTGTGAGGGGAGCGGTGGACGAGTGTAAGCCCACCCGTGTGCATGTGGTGACGGGGACGCCGGAG GAAACGGCCAACATCCTGGCAGGTCTGGAGAAGGAGGGGATGGTCAAGAAGCTTTCCAAATATGAGAACTG TTGGTTGGCACGTACAGACCCAAAAGACGTGGCTCGGGTGGAAAGCAAGACTGTGATTGTGACCAAGAGCCAGAGGGACACCATCCCCATCCCTGCTGGAGGGGTGAAGAGCCAGCTGGGCAGCTGGATGAGCGATTCCGACTGGCAGAACGCGAGACAGGAGCGTTTCCCGGGCTGCATGGCAG GCCGGACCATGTATGTGATCCCCTTCAGTATGGGTCCTGTAGGCTCGGCTCTGACTAAATACGGTGTCCAG GTGACAGACTCGCCATACGTTGTGGCCAGTATGGGGATCATGACGCGCATGGGCACTCCTGTCCTGAACAGACTGGCTGAAGGAGCGGAGTTTGTCCGCTGTCAGCACTCTTTGGGACGACCTCTTCCACTCAAGG CCCCTCTGGTCAACTCGTGGCCCTGTAACCCACAGCAGGTGCTCATATCTCACCTGCCAGACACCAGGCAGATCATGTCCTTCGGCAGTGGCTATGGAGGAAACTCGCTCCTGGGGAAGAAGTGCTTCGCCCTACGCATCGCTTCCCGCATCGCCAAGGATGAAGGCTGGCTGGCCGAACACATGCTG ATCCTGGGTATTACCAACCCTCAGGGAGTGAAGCGGTACGTCGCCGCGGCCTTCCCCAGCGCCTGTGGTAAAACCAACTTGGCCATGATGAAACCATCTCTGCCAGGCTGGAAGGTTGAGTGTGTTGGCGACGACATTGCGTGGATGAAGTTCGACAGCCAAG GGAAACTGAGAGCCATCAACCCAGAGAACGGCTTCTTCGGCGTGGCTCCCGGCACCTCAGACAAGACCAACCCCTACGCCATGGCCACCATCTCCAAAAACACGGTGTTCACCAACGTTGGCGAGACCAGCGATGGAGGAGTGTGGTGGGAGGGCCTCGACCCCCCCGCACCCGGGGTCACACTCACAGACTGGCACGGAAAAGCCTGGCAGAGAG GAAGCTCGACTCTGTGTGCCCACCCCAATTCCCGCTTCTGTGCCCCGGCGGCTCAGTGTCCCATCATTGACCCCCAGTGGGAGAGTGAGGAGGGCGTTCCCATCGACGCCATCATCTTCGGTGGCAGGAGGCCCGAAG GAGTCCCTCTGGTCTACGAGTCTTTCAACTGGCAACACGGAGTCTTTGTTGGAGCCTCCATGAGGTCTGAGGCCACAGCAGCTGCTGAGCATCAAG GCAAGGTGATTATGCACGACCCCTTCGCCATGCGGCCGTTCTTCGGTTACAACTTTGGCGACTACCTCGCTCACTGGCTGAGCATGGAGCGCAGAAAGGCCCCCACTCATCTGCCCAAGATCTTCCATGTCAACTGGTTCAGAAAGGACCCGGCGACCGGCTCCTTCCTCTGGCCCGGTTTCGGCGAAAACGCCCGCGCACTGGAGTGGATCTTCACGCGCTGCGGCCGGGAGAGGGAGGACGAGGCTGCCAAGAAGAGCATTATCGGCTGGCTGCCAGAAGATGGCGCCATCGACACTAAAGGTCTGGGCGGCAAGGTGGATATGGGTGCCCTGTTCGATGTGCCCAAGTCTTTCTGGCAGAATGAGACGAAGGAGTTGAGAGCCTACTTCACTCAGCAAGTTGGAGCCGATCTGCCTGCACAGGTGGAGGCTGAGCTGAAGGCACTGGAGGACAGAGTGCACAATTAA
- the fitm1 gene encoding fat storage-inducing transmembrane protein 1: MEENSSNGFQPEINLEKLHKMAAELKLPGKFILRLLNAALVSVTNLLARILGSKLIRGHFHLMLSALVLFGPVLSFWVSKYSVFANSNNYLYRKFLKSTWGWTCVFTGSFILLLSLSARHSACLVLRHLSRIGVVGLLWWGCQRLLALLEDAAGTCYEQMTPARGIQGTTSSVQPLLLLHEDRTKLSCLKASMEWRGYEVSQEVLIVCLCCLLLVEEMSVFGLHLDQTKPLQKSTGAPLRFIFLLCVVLLAVWMFLLLCLLAHFPKFPAQHLGGALGYLGWRGLYQGWYRLKLSWGSPALPGEGLFTTTDIERQPQ, from the exons ATGGAGGAAAACTCCTCAAATGGCTTCCAACCAGAGATCAACTTGGAGAAGTTGCACAAGATGGCTGCAGAGCTGAAACTGCCGGGAAAATTCATCCTCAGACTCCTGAATGCTGCTCTGGTGTCTGTAACAAACTTACTGGCCAGGATTTTAGGAAGCAAGCTGATCAGAGGACATTTCCACCTGATGCTGTCTGCTTTGGTTCTGTTTGGTCCTGTGCTGAGCTTCTGGGTGTCAAAGTACAGCGTCTTCGCTAACAGCAACAACTACCTGTACAG AAAGTTCCTTAAGTCCACTTGGGGTTGGACCTGCGTCTTCACGGGTTCCTTCatcctgctcctctccctctcagccCGTCACTCCGCCTGTCTCGTCCTCCGCCACCTCTCTCGGATAGGGGTCGTGGGGTTGCTCTGGTGGGGCTGTCAGCGTCTCCTGGCGCTGCTGGAGGATGCAGCAGGAACCTGTTATGAACAGATGACCCCTGCCCGGGGTATCCAGGGCACCACCTCCTCGGTGCAGCCCCTACTGCTCCTGCATGAAGACCGGACAAAGCTCTCCTGCCTCAAAGCCAGCATGGAGTGGAGAGGTTACGAAGTATCCCAGGAGGTTCTCATTGTCTGCTTGTGTTGCCTGCTGCTTGTGGAGGAAATGTCCGTCTTCGGTCTTCACCTGGATCAAACAAAGCCTCTGCAGAAGTCGACTGGAGCTCCTTTAAGATTCATCTTCCTCCTGTGTGTAGTGTTACTCGCTGTTTGGATGTTCCTGCTGTTGTGTTTGCTTGCACACTTCCCAAAGTTCCCCGCCCAGCATCTAGGAGGAGCTCTGGGCTACCTGGGATGGAGAGGACTCTATCAGGGGTGGTACAGACTCAAGTTGAGCTGGGGCTCTCCTGCTTTGCCGGGAGAGGGACTCTTTACCACCACGGACATCGAGAGACAGCCTCAGTAG